A portion of the Mesobacillus boroniphilus genome contains these proteins:
- a CDS encoding ABC transporter ATP-binding protein — protein MNVIEIKNLTKMYGKARGIEDVSFNVKEGEIFGFIGPNGAGKSTTIRTLLSLIYPTSGSATIFGKDIITAAPEIKKDIGYLPSEVFYYDNMKVIDLLKYSASFYKKDCTKRIKELADIMELDLTKKIDDLSLGNKKKVGIVQGLLHEPKLIILDEPTSGLDPLMQQKFFDLLEKENKKGATILFSSHILSEVQRLCDRVAIIKEGRIVTVEKISTLKENTYKKFKIESNSVIDKSLFDIDGVNQLEQDGGTISFLFRGNINSIIKKIAETEIANLWVEEPDLEEIFMHYYEKEE, from the coding sequence ATGAACGTGATTGAGATTAAGAATCTGACGAAAATGTACGGCAAGGCCAGGGGAATTGAGGATGTTAGTTTTAATGTGAAGGAAGGGGAGATATTCGGTTTTATCGGCCCGAATGGCGCAGGAAAATCGACGACGATCAGGACGCTGCTCTCACTGATTTACCCGACGAGCGGCAGCGCGACGATTTTCGGAAAAGATATCATTACAGCCGCACCGGAAATCAAAAAGGATATCGGTTACCTGCCATCTGAAGTATTTTACTATGACAATATGAAGGTTATCGACCTCTTGAAGTACTCAGCAAGCTTTTACAAGAAGGATTGTACCAAACGGATCAAGGAGCTTGCTGATATCATGGAGCTGGACCTTACGAAGAAAATCGATGACCTTTCCCTTGGGAACAAGAAAAAAGTCGGCATCGTCCAGGGTCTGCTTCACGAACCGAAGCTGATTATCCTCGATGAGCCAACGAGCGGGCTTGATCCGCTCATGCAGCAGAAGTTCTTTGACCTGCTTGAAAAAGAAAACAAGAAAGGCGCGACAATACTGTTTTCATCCCATATTCTCAGCGAGGTGCAAAGGCTGTGTGACAGGGTCGCCATCATCAAGGAAGGCAGGATTGTCACTGTCGAGAAAATCAGTACGTTAAAAGAAAACACATACAAGAAATTCAAGATCGAATCAAATTCAGTAATCGATAAAAGCCTTTTCGATATCGACGGAGTGAACCAGCTTGAGCAAGATGGCGGAACGATCAGCTTCCTCTTCAGGGGAAACATCAACTCCATCATAAAAAAAATCGCAGAAACCGAGATTGCGAATCTTTGGGTTGAGGAGCCTGACCTGGAAGAGATTTTCATGCATTACTATGAAAAGGAGGAATAG
- a CDS encoding ABC transporter permease subunit — protein sequence MNIFLHELKAYRKSTIIWTLSLVALVVLFLSMFPSFSKDAEEFKKLLEGFPVELRKAIGLSVESIATLIGFFSYTFLYLKLAGAIQAMNLGTSILSKETREKTADFLLTKPVTRAQVVTTKLLAALVSLFITNIVFIAATFVMASIVAGGDFNKEALFLIAISLFFIQLMFMALGTIISVIFPRIKSVISVSLGTVFGFFMLGMISSTTDDKALRYLTPFNYFDSTYITENSSYETSFIISGVIFVIAAVVASYYLYAKKDVHSV from the coding sequence ATGAATATATTCCTTCATGAATTGAAGGCATACCGCAAGTCTACAATTATTTGGACTTTGTCATTGGTGGCATTGGTTGTGTTGTTTTTATCGATGTTCCCTTCTTTCTCAAAGGATGCGGAAGAGTTCAAGAAGCTGCTTGAAGGATTCCCGGTTGAATTAAGGAAGGCAATTGGGTTGTCAGTGGAAAGCATCGCGACATTGATTGGCTTCTTCTCGTATACGTTCCTGTACCTGAAGCTTGCGGGCGCAATCCAGGCTATGAATCTTGGAACCTCGATTTTATCGAAGGAAACCAGGGAAAAAACGGCGGACTTCCTGCTGACGAAGCCGGTGACAAGGGCGCAGGTGGTAACTACAAAGCTGCTCGCCGCGCTGGTTTCCCTGTTCATCACCAATATCGTTTTTATAGCAGCTACTTTCGTGATGGCATCCATCGTAGCAGGGGGCGATTTTAACAAGGAAGCTTTGTTCTTGATTGCTATCTCCCTGTTTTTCATCCAGCTTATGTTTATGGCGCTGGGCACAATCATTTCGGTAATTTTCCCAAGAATTAAGTCCGTGATTTCGGTATCGCTCGGTACTGTGTTCGGGTTTTTTATGCTCGGGATGATCAGTTCGACGACAGATGATAAAGCCCTGCGTTATTTGACGCCATTCAATTATTTTGACTCAACGTATATCACAGAAAACTCAAGCTATGAAACTTCTTTTATCATATCCGGGGTAATTTTTGTCATAGCTGCGGTAGTTGCCAGTTATTATTTGTACGCGAAAAAGGATGTCCATTCTGTTTAG
- a CDS encoding ABC transporter permease subunit, with amino-acid sequence MNLFKREMKANRKSLIIWSIGVIFMVASGMGKYASMEGTGQSMNALMAEMPKSLQAIMGTGSLDLSTPLGYYGVLFLYLAVMGTIHAAMIGSNIIAKEERDKTIEFLLVKPVSRTRMITSKLLAALVNVLIFNAVTFASSVGMVRKYAEGEDVTGDITLLMVGMLILQLLFLVIGTAIAAIYKHAKKATSLATGILLFLFILSIAIDLNEKLDGFKFLTPFKYYDAKIVLQEGGFEPLYLALSGLLLLGLTIVTYVFYRKRDMNL; translated from the coding sequence ATGAATCTTTTTAAAAGAGAAATGAAAGCAAACCGGAAGTCGCTCATCATCTGGAGCATCGGCGTCATCTTCATGGTTGCCTCGGGCATGGGCAAGTACGCAAGCATGGAAGGGACCGGGCAATCGATGAATGCGCTGATGGCTGAAATGCCTAAATCGCTCCAGGCGATCATGGGCACAGGGTCGCTCGATTTGTCGACACCACTCGGTTATTATGGAGTCCTATTCTTATACCTGGCTGTGATGGGAACAATTCATGCCGCAATGATTGGTTCGAATATTATTGCCAAGGAAGAGAGAGACAAGACGATTGAATTCCTGCTGGTCAAACCAGTTTCAAGGACGAGAATGATCACATCCAAGCTATTAGCTGCTCTGGTCAACGTCTTGATTTTCAATGCTGTGACCTTCGCTTCCTCTGTGGGAATGGTCCGGAAATATGCGGAAGGTGAGGATGTGACGGGGGATATCACCTTGCTTATGGTCGGGATGTTGATCCTTCAGTTGCTTTTCCTTGTCATCGGGACCGCGATTGCCGCTATCTATAAACATGCTAAAAAAGCTACATCATTGGCAACGGGAATTTTGCTCTTCCTTTTCATTCTGTCGATCGCAATAGATTTGAATGAAAAGCTGGATGGATTCAAGTTCCTGACTCCATTCAAATATTATGACGCTAAGATTGTTTTGCAGGAAGGCGGGTTCGAACCGCTTTATCTGGCACTGTCCGGTTTGTTGTTGCTCGGGCTCACAATTGTGACCTACGTGTTTTATCGTAAAAGAGATATGAATTTGTGA
- the hemY gene encoding protoporphyrinogen oxidase, giving the protein MDKKKVIVVGGGITGLATAYYLQKEAREKQLNIKVKLIEASDRLGGVISTEKRDGFVIERGPDSIIARKKSAIRLIEEVGLKDKIISNTAGKSYIYARGKLHTMPEGSFMGIPTRVTPFALSGLFSPLGKLRAAGDFILPKGEPKADQSLGAFFRHRLGDEVVDNLIDPLLSGIYAGDIDELSLMALFPNFYEIEQKHRSLVIGLNKSMPKPPKTAKQPGSKKGMFISLSTGLEELIYQVESRLEEGTVMKGTAVKKVVKTGGTFQVQLETREVETADSVVITTDHFHAQSMLSDYAFMEPFKDMPSNSVANVAMAFPKSAIEKDIDGTGFLVSRSSDFRITACTWTHKKWPGTSPEDMALLRCYVGKPDDQKAVELSDEEIVDLVLRDLNKTMNITAKPIFHFVTRWRKAMPQYTVGHLEKIAYVKKQLSIELPGVFLAGGSFEGVGIPGCIDQAEAAVEKVIVHLT; this is encoded by the coding sequence ATGGATAAAAAGAAGGTCATTGTTGTTGGCGGCGGAATCACAGGACTGGCAACAGCATATTATCTCCAAAAAGAAGCAAGGGAAAAGCAACTAAACATCAAAGTGAAATTGATTGAGGCAAGTGACCGCCTTGGCGGCGTCATCAGCACTGAGAAGCGGGACGGCTTCGTCATTGAAAGAGGACCGGATTCTATCATAGCGAGAAAAAAGAGTGCTATCAGATTGATAGAAGAAGTTGGCCTCAAGGATAAAATCATCTCCAACACTGCCGGGAAGTCCTATATTTACGCCAGAGGCAAGCTTCACACAATGCCTGAAGGATCTTTCATGGGAATCCCGACAAGGGTGACTCCGTTTGCGTTATCGGGGTTATTTTCGCCGCTGGGAAAACTGCGTGCTGCGGGGGACTTTATTCTACCGAAAGGCGAACCGAAAGCAGACCAGTCACTTGGAGCCTTTTTCCGCCATCGGCTTGGTGATGAGGTAGTGGACAACCTGATTGATCCGTTATTGTCAGGTATATATGCAGGGGATATTGACGAGCTAAGCCTGATGGCCTTATTCCCGAATTTCTATGAAATCGAACAGAAGCATCGCAGTCTGGTTATCGGATTGAATAAATCGATGCCAAAGCCGCCGAAAACAGCTAAACAGCCTGGCTCCAAAAAGGGAATGTTCATCTCATTGTCAACGGGCCTTGAGGAGCTGATTTACCAGGTTGAAAGCCGTCTGGAAGAGGGGACGGTCATGAAAGGTACGGCTGTAAAAAAGGTAGTGAAGACAGGCGGGACCTTTCAAGTCCAGCTCGAAACTAGAGAAGTAGAAACAGCTGACAGTGTCGTCATCACTACTGATCATTTCCACGCACAGAGCATGCTGTCGGATTATGCATTCATGGAACCATTCAAAGATATGCCGTCCAATTCCGTCGCAAATGTGGCGATGGCATTCCCGAAATCGGCGATTGAAAAAGATATCGACGGAACAGGTTTTTTGGTTTCGAGAAGCAGCGATTTCAGGATAACCGCATGTACCTGGACGCACAAAAAATGGCCCGGCACATCTCCTGAAGATATGGCATTGCTCCGCTGCTATGTTGGCAAACCGGATGACCAAAAAGCAGTCGAACTGTCCGATGAGGAAATCGTCGACCTGGTATTAAGAGATTTGAACAAGACGATGAATATCACCGCAAAACCAATCTTCCATTTCGTGACGAGATGGAGAAAAGCGATGCCGCAATATACGGTTGGGCATCTTGAGAAGATCGCCTATGTTAAAAAACAGCTCAGTATTGAACTCCCTGGAGTCTTCCTTGCCGGAGGGTCATTCGAGGGTGTTGGCATCCCTGGCTGTATCGACCAGGCGGAGGCTGCAGTGGAAAAAGTAATCGTACATCTGACCTGA
- a CDS encoding PAS domain-containing sensor histidine kinase → MRNSFPIFGTDDETIYNPDELLSLFLDCTADGFAIVDMENRFLRINHMYTKIFGYTEEDLIGRTFHEFSNPDFVPGIITEVKNGKTYTNMITKRFHKDGSMLDIAVSYSPFRNKHGKIIAIIAIYRDITKIVSMERELDRTRELYELITENTTDMIKVIDKNKVILYASPSHEKVISLKTEQIIGKSLSEFLTPEEDAILDRKLKEIIETGEPQILRKKFTTCDLNSVYTEYNFSPIYNERKEIESFVSVGRNITDRVKSEATIRNLDRLSVTGQLAAGVAHEIRNPLTSLKGFSKLLQTCLDKEKQSDYLAIIMNELDRIDMIVNEFMSLAKPQAVQYVNEDLKSILDSTINIINPQALMHNVQINTAYPEEDVRLSCNQHQLKQVFVNFLKNAIESMADGGDIFIELQKNGPRKVLVSISDEGTGIESDRLRYLGTPFYTTKEKGIGLGLTVSNKIIQEHSGTMKISSEKGQGTTVIVELDCFETDENFSK, encoded by the coding sequence ATGCGAAATAGTTTTCCGATATTTGGGACTGATGATGAAACAATCTATAATCCAGATGAACTGCTAAGTTTATTTTTGGATTGCACGGCTGATGGGTTTGCTATTGTCGATATGGAGAATCGATTTTTAAGGATCAACCATATGTACACGAAAATTTTCGGTTATACAGAAGAAGACTTAATTGGGAGAACATTTCATGAGTTTTCAAATCCCGATTTTGTGCCAGGAATTATAACTGAAGTCAAGAATGGTAAAACATATACCAATATGATAACGAAGCGGTTCCATAAAGATGGATCCATGCTCGATATTGCTGTCTCTTACTCTCCTTTCCGGAATAAGCATGGGAAAATCATAGCAATCATTGCGATTTACCGTGACATCACCAAAATAGTCAGCATGGAGCGTGAACTAGATAGAACCCGGGAATTGTACGAACTAATCACCGAAAATACGACCGATATGATCAAGGTGATTGATAAGAATAAAGTGATCCTGTATGCTTCTCCCTCACATGAAAAAGTAATAAGTCTGAAGACAGAGCAAATTATCGGCAAAAGCCTGAGTGAATTTTTGACGCCAGAGGAAGATGCCATCCTTGACAGAAAGCTGAAGGAAATTATCGAAACAGGTGAGCCGCAGATTTTACGGAAGAAGTTTACCACTTGCGACCTGAATTCTGTATACACAGAATACAATTTTTCGCCAATATACAATGAGAGAAAAGAGATAGAGTCCTTTGTCAGTGTCGGCAGGAATATTACGGACCGAGTCAAGAGTGAGGCAACAATTCGAAATTTGGACAGGCTGTCTGTTACCGGGCAGCTGGCAGCGGGGGTGGCTCATGAAATCCGCAATCCTCTGACTTCATTAAAGGGTTTTTCAAAATTATTGCAGACTTGCCTTGATAAAGAGAAGCAATCGGATTATCTGGCAATCATCATGAATGAACTTGACCGGATCGATATGATTGTCAACGAGTTTATGTCACTAGCAAAGCCGCAGGCCGTCCAGTATGTCAATGAGGACCTGAAGTCAATCCTGGACAGCACGATCAATATCATTAATCCGCAAGCATTGATGCACAATGTCCAAATCAACACAGCTTATCCAGAAGAGGACGTTAGACTATCGTGCAATCAGCATCAGCTAAAGCAAGTGTTTGTGAACTTTTTGAAAAATGCGATTGAATCCATGGCTGATGGAGGGGATATTTTCATAGAACTTCAAAAAAATGGCCCGAGAAAAGTGTTGGTCAGCATTTCGGATGAAGGAACAGGAATCGAATCAGACCGGCTTCGGTATCTCGGCACCCCATTTTACACTACGAAAGAAAAAGGCATCGGCCTTGGGCTGACAGTAAGCAATAAAATCATCCAGGAGCATAGTGGAACTATGAAGATTTCTAGCGAAAAAGGTCAAGGTACAACAGTGATTGTTGAATTGGATTGTTTCGAGACAGATGAAAACTTCTCAAAATAA
- a CDS encoding SET domain-containing protein gives MIEIKTSEISDGEFNRGVFATRDIAKGELIHEAPVLSYPNDQHVHIEKTALADYAFEYGSNHSAILLGYGMLFNHSYEPNATYDINFDNHTFDFFAYRDISAGEEIVINYNGEVDNNDPLWFNEEK, from the coding sequence ATGATTGAGATTAAGACTTCTGAAATTAGTGATGGAGAATTCAACAGAGGGGTATTCGCAACTCGCGATATTGCAAAAGGCGAACTAATCCATGAGGCTCCCGTCCTTTCCTATCCAAACGACCAGCATGTTCACATCGAGAAGACTGCGCTGGCTGATTATGCCTTCGAATATGGCAGTAATCATTCTGCAATCCTCCTTGGTTATGGGATGTTATTCAACCACTCATATGAGCCTAACGCAACATATGATATCAATTTCGACAATCACACTTTTGATTTCTTTGCCTATCGCGACATAAGCGCTGGGGAAGAAATTGTCATCAATTACAATGGTGAAGTGGATAATAACGACCCACTCTGGTTCAATGAAGAGAAATAA